The genomic segment GGCTCGATGCCATTGCATACTAACTAACGAGATCCTCCTTTTCTTCGGTGTCGCCTAACAGAATCCCAATGGAGGTGGTTGAGATTCGAACACCGAGCGCAGGAACGAGCGTCGGACGAAAACCGGCACGGACGCTCGCTATCAGGGCGTAACTGCGGCGACGTACGACAACATTCCTTCAACAAACAGGGTTTGGTCTGTACTCCGTCCGTTCCTAGGATGTGGAGGTCCCCGTCGGAGCGTCGAAGCTACTCACACCCCCAGTTGTAGCCGGCGAGCAGGGTGATAAGCGCACCGACGATCACATCGCTCCAGAGGTCGGCGGTCGGTGCGTTCCAGAGGAATGGAGCAACGACCAGCCAGAGACCCAGCAGTACGTTCGTACTCGCAAGCAGCTTGATACTCTGACTCACTGTACTCGATTCCGCTCTACTCGTCGGTTCTGTTACGCTCATACTGCACCCGTGGCTTACTGCTGTTGTTTTTCCGTCCTTTCGCCTAGCAGAGGTCAAAAGCACTCCGTCTCGATTTCACATGGGAGGAAGCGTTCGACCCAGCAAATCGAAGAGCATTCGATACCACAGCGGTGCGACGACCATCCACGCGACTGTGCCGGCCGATGAGTATGTCGAAACGACGGGGCCGCGGGTTTCGAATCGTAACCAGAAACCGAATAAACGATGGGTTCGTATGGTATTCCGATGAGTGAAATACCGATAGCTCCGGTAGCGTCGGCACTCTCGATCGATGCACCACCCGCGGCCACCGGCATCATCAAGACGATTGAACGGGCCTTCGAACCCGCACGCGAGGTGCTGGTACCGATTCTCTCGAACCCGACCGTGCTCGCCGTCTGGGCGATCATCGTCCTGCTCTCGCTCGGCGTGCTCTGGTGGGACCTCCGGGAGAACAACGAGGTCATCGGCTCGATGATGAAGTTCGTCTGGACGCTGACGGTGGCCTACTCGGGACCGCTCGGTCTCGCCGTCTATTGGTACACTGGGAGAACACAGATCGACTACGACTCGCTCTGGAAACGTGGCTTTCGCTCGACCTCGCACTGTTATTCGGGCTGTGGCGCGGGCGAAATCGTCGGCATCACGCTTGCGCAGGGATTGCTGGGGTGGGGACTCGTGGCCGTCGCCGGCGTCACGTTTGCCCTCGCCTATCTCTTCGGGTTCGCGCTCACGATTGGCCCGCTCATGCAGGACGGCGTCGGGTTCAAAGAGGCCGTGACCGACGCCCTCTGGAGCGAGACGCCCTCCATCACGTT from the Halococcus sediminicola genome contains:
- a CDS encoding SPW repeat domain-containing protein, with the translated sequence MSQSIKLLASTNVLLGLWLVVAPFLWNAPTADLWSDVIVGALITLLAGYNWGCE
- a CDS encoding DUF4396 domain-containing protein, with translation MSEIPIAPVASALSIDAPPAATGIIKTIERAFEPAREVLVPILSNPTVLAVWAIIVLLSLGVLWWDLRENNEVIGSMMKFVWTLTVAYSGPLGLAVYWYTGRTQIDYDSLWKRGFRSTSHCYSGCGAGEIVGITLAQGLLGWGLVAVAGVTFALAYLFGFALTIGPLMQDGVGFKEAVTDALWSETPSITLMEIAAIGTDLLLASEALITDVLFWLALAFSLSIGFLVAWPVNVGLVNFGVKEGMSDPSQMD